Below is a genomic region from Pseudazoarcus pumilus.
CACCGGCACGTAGTTGAATCCGGGTAGTTCGGAAGCCCAGCGTCGCGCCAGCTCGTCCATGTACAGGCCGTCGGGCGTGCGTGCGCCCCAGTACAGGGCGAATTCGCGACGACGCCCGCTGGCGATGCAGTCCTCGACGATGCTCTTGATGGGTGCGAATCCCGTGCCGCCGGCCAGCAGGATGGTCGGGCGCGAGTCGTCATCGGAAAGTGCGAAGCTGCCCAGCGGGCCCTCGAAGCGCAGGATCTCGCGCGGCTTCATCTGCTCGAAAATGCGGCCGGTGAAGCGCCCGCCGTCGATGCGGCGCACGTGTACTTCGATGTGGCCGTCGACGGCCGGCGCATTGGCGATCGAGAAGCTGCGCCGCCGCCCCTCGTCGAGCACGAAGTCGATGTACTGGCCGGCGCGAAAGGCGAACTTGTCGGAGGCGGGCAGTTTCAGGTGCATCACGATCACGTCGGATGCCGCGCGCTCGATGGACTGCACGCGGCACGGCAGCTTCTTGACCGCAATCGCACCCGCGCGGGTGATGCTGCGCACCGTCACCTCGAGGTCGGAGCAGGCGCGCGCCTGGCACAGCAGGGCCTGGCCAGAGGCGATTTCCGCGGGCGTGAGCGCTCCCTCGGAGATCGATCCCTGATCGATGGTGCCGCGCTCGATGCGCGCCTTGCAGGCGCCGCAGGCGCCATCGCGGCAGCCGTAGGGCACGATGAAGCCGGCCGCCAGCGCGGCCTCGAGCACGGTCTGGTCGGCGCGCGCGTCGAAGTGCTGGCCGCCGGGCTGTAGCGTGATACGGAAGGACATGACGTGGGATAATCCTGCGATGAATCGAATCCTGATCGTCGGTGCCGGCGACGTGGCCGGGCGCGCGATCCCGTGGCTTGCGAAGCGCTTCGAGGTGTTCGCGCTGGCGCGACGCAGCGAGGCGTTCGCGCGTCTGCGCGCGCTCGGTGCGATACCGCTGGCGGGGGATCTCGACGGTCGCGCGAGTCTTGCGCGCGTCGCGGGCCTGGCCGATGCAGTCCTGCACTGCGCGCCACCGCCGCGCGAGGGCGCGGACGACGCGCGCACGGCGCATCTTCTGGCGGCCCTGGGGGCGGGGCGGAGTCTACCACAGCGCATCGTATACATAAGCACGACAGGGGTTTACGGCGACTGCGCGGGTGCGCGCATCGACGAGACGCGCGCGCCGTGTCCGAGCAGCGCGCGCGCCGTGCGCCGGGTCGCCGCCGAACGCCGCTTGCGCGAATTCGGCGTGCGTCATGGGGTGGCGGTGAGCATCCTGCGCGCGCCGGGCATCTACGCGGCCGAACGGTTGCCGCTCGAGCGCCTGCGGCGTGGCGATCCGGTGCCGCAGGGCGCGCATGATCCCTACACCAACCACATC
It encodes:
- a CDS encoding CDP-6-deoxy-delta-3,4-glucoseen reductase codes for the protein MSFRITLQPGGQHFDARADQTVLEAALAAGFIVPYGCRDGACGACKARIERGTIDQGSISEGALTPAEIASGQALLCQARACSDLEVTVRSITRAGAIAVKKLPCRVQSIERAASDVIVMHLKLPASDKFAFRAGQYIDFVLDEGRRRSFSIANAPAVDGHIEVHVRRIDGGRFTGRIFEQMKPREILRFEGPLGSFALSDDDSRPTILLAGGTGFAPIKSIVEDCIASGRRREFALYWGARTPDGLYMDELARRWASELPGFNYVPVVSDARAEDGWTGRTGLVHHALMADYSDLSAFEVYACGAPAMIDAARTDLVRRCALSSEAFFADAFTFAGN
- a CDS encoding SDR family oxidoreductase is translated as MNRILIVGAGDVAGRAIPWLAKRFEVFALARRSEAFARLRALGAIPLAGDLDGRASLARVAGLADAVLHCAPPPREGADDARTAHLLAALGAGRSLPQRIVYISTTGVYGDCAGARIDETRAPCPSSARAVRRVAAERRLREFGVRHGVAVSILRAPGIYAAERLPLERLRRGDPVPQGAHDPYTNHIHADDLARMACLTLFRGAPGRVYNAVDLTDLRMGEYFDLAARMFGLPPPPRATPDELAERLSSMALSFLSESRRISGARALRELRMRLTYPTVADGFAAALSQGVSAPC